From Nitrospiria bacterium, a single genomic window includes:
- a CDS encoding polyprenyl synthetase family protein, with protein sequence MASMLESSKIQTLMTMAEVWRFYHDDLVAAEQQTKRSLDSKTHLVNEIAEHLLLSGGKRIRPLLMILVSKLGGYSGSESTLLAGVVEFIHTATLLHDDVIDNAEIRRGKRAARFLWGNKASILVGDYLYSRAMCQAVSLNNLEVNATLAEACRRMTEGEVLQLSLNGSLKISEEDYLRIVEYKTAILISATCRLGAIIGDMNHSNKDHLTAFGLHLGIAFQVADDTLDYVADGEKLGKSLGKDIREGKITLPLLHLLKTCPQSERFKIEQMIQSEKGILEDDLEMILNLMKECGSISYSMDRARDFVERAKTNLHHFPDSVSRQALLTLADYIVDRDY encoded by the coding sequence ATGGCTTCCATGTTAGAAAGCTCAAAGATTCAAACATTAATGACTATGGCAGAGGTTTGGCGATTTTATCATGATGATTTGGTGGCCGCTGAACAGCAAACCAAACGAAGCTTAGATTCAAAAACCCACCTGGTTAATGAAATTGCAGAACACCTTCTTCTCAGTGGTGGTAAAAGAATTAGACCCCTACTTATGATTCTGGTATCGAAGCTGGGTGGTTATTCGGGGTCCGAAAGCACTCTTTTGGCTGGTGTGGTAGAGTTTATCCATACCGCAACCCTTTTGCACGATGATGTGATTGATAATGCAGAAATTAGAAGGGGAAAAAGAGCCGCTCGATTTCTTTGGGGAAACAAAGCAAGCATTTTAGTGGGTGACTATCTTTACTCTAGGGCCATGTGTCAGGCGGTTTCATTGAATAACCTTGAAGTGAATGCCACCTTGGCAGAAGCCTGTAGGAGGATGACGGAAGGAGAGGTTTTACAATTATCCTTAAATGGCTCCCTCAAAATATCAGAAGAAGATTACCTTAGGATTGTTGAATACAAAACCGCCATTTTAATATCGGCTACTTGCCGCTTAGGTGCAATCATTGGGGATATGAATCATTCTAATAAAGACCATTTAACGGCTTTTGGCCTTCATCTTGGAATTGCTTTTCAGGTGGCGGATGATACACTTGATTATGTGGCAGATGGTGAAAAACTTGGAAAGTCTTTAGGAAAAGATATTCGTGAGGGGAAAATTACCCTTCCACTTCTTCATTTACTCAAAACCTGTCCTCAATCGGAGCGATTTAAAATTGAACAGATGATTCAATCGGAAAAAGGAATCTTAGAAGATGATTTGGAAATGATTTTAAATCTGATGAAGGAATGTGGTTCCATTAGTTATTCGATGGATCGGGCCCGGGATTTTGTTGAAAGGGCCAAAACCAATCTTCATCATTTTCCTGATTCTGTTTCCCGACAAGCACTCCTAACCCTGGCGGACTATATCGTTGATCGCGATTATTAA
- a CDS encoding TIGR04283 family arsenosugar biosynthesis glycosyltransferase — translation MKISIIVPVLNEETLLPRTLCFLEKLGDKEVDVIVVDGGSCDGSHAVALRYTQKVIFSTTGRGTQMNKGAFLADGEILLFLHGDSHIEKGGLDALREIFKDEKVVGGGFQLGIDSNRRALKLISFVANLRTRFTGIPYGDQGIFVRKKNFERLGGFRDFPILEDLDFFRRLKREGKTVVLSKKVWTSPRRWEKEGILKVTLRNQILLILYFAGISPMRLVRWYRLIR, via the coding sequence ATGAAAATCTCCATTATTGTCCCTGTCCTCAACGAGGAAACCCTACTACCCCGGACCCTTTGTTTCTTAGAAAAGCTCGGGGATAAGGAGGTTGACGTCATTGTGGTTGATGGTGGAAGCTGTGATGGGAGCCATGCGGTGGCCTTGAGGTATACTCAAAAGGTCATCTTCTCTACCACTGGGAGAGGAACCCAAATGAACAAAGGAGCTTTTCTTGCGGATGGAGAAATTCTCCTTTTTTTACACGGGGATTCACATATTGAGAAGGGAGGGTTGGATGCTCTTCGGGAAATTTTTAAGGATGAAAAAGTGGTGGGGGGTGGATTTCAGCTTGGGATCGATTCAAACCGGAGGGCGTTAAAGCTTATTTCTTTTGTTGCCAACCTAAGGACCCGTTTTACAGGTATTCCTTACGGAGACCAGGGAATTTTTGTTCGCAAAAAAAATTTTGAGCGGTTAGGCGGTTTTCGGGATTTCCCCATTTTGGAGGATTTGGATTTTTTCCGGCGTTTAAAAAGAGAGGGGAAAACTGTAGTTCTCAGCAAAAAGGTTTGGACCTCTCCCAGACGCTGGGAAAAGGAGGGAATACTGAAGGTCACCCTTCGGAATCAAATTTTACTCATCCTTTATTTTGCTGGCATATCTCCAATGCGACTGGTACGCTGGTACCGCCTCATTCGGTAA